CCCTGGGAGGCACTCGCGCATCTGGACGTGCACGGTGAGCACATCGAGGGCGTCGAGGAGGTGCGCGTCTGGCTGCAGAAGATCATGGACGAGGCGATCGAGGCGCTGGACGGCACCCACTTCGAACTCGCCGAGCGGGTACGGAAGGTGGAGTCCCGGATCGCTCCGCCGGGCGGCGCGGCGGCGCCGTACTACACCGGACCGTCCGAGGACTTCACCCGGCCCGGCTGCACCTGGCTGCCGACCATGGGCGCGACCCGCTTCCCCGTGTACGACCTGGTGTCGACCTGGTACCACGAGGGCGTGCCCGGGCACCATCTGCAGATCGCGCAGTGGGTGCATGTCGCGGACCGGCTCTCCCGCTACCAGGCGACGATCGGCGGCGTCAGTGCCAACGCCGAGGGCTGGGCGCTGTACGCGGAGCGGCTGATGGACGAGCTGGGCTTCCTGCCGGATCCGGAGCGCCGGCTCGGATATCTGGACGCGCAGATGATGCGGGCCTGCCGGGTGATCGTTGACATCGGCATGCACCTGGAGCTGGAGATTCCGGCGGACTCGCCGTTCCACCCGGGCGAGCGCTGGACGCCGGAGCTGGCACAGGAGTTCTTCGGCAACCACAGCGGGCGGCCCGCGGACTTCGTGGAGAGCGAGCTGATCCGGTATCTGTCGATGCCGGCGCAGGCGATCGGCTACAAGCTGGGCGAGCGGGCGTGGCTGCTGGGGCGGGAGAACGCCCGCAAGGCGCACGGCGAGGCGTTCGACGCGAAGGCGTGGCACATGGCGGCGCTGTCGCAGGGGTCGCTGGGTCTCGACGATCTGGTCGACGAGCTGTCGAGACTCTGACGGTCGGGCAGGGCGGCGGGGCGGCCGGATTCGAGTGAGTGGCTCGAGCCCGGCCGCCATCTGCCGCGACGCGTTTGCGGCGGGCGGCCGGGCTCGAGCCACTGACGCGCCGTTCCTGCGTCCCGCCCCGCCCCCGTCCGTCACGCGATGGCGGACCGCGGATCAGCAGCCGCAGTCCTCCGCGTCGAGCGGCGCGGTCAGCGGGTCCGCGGCGCGCGTGGCACTGCCCTCCCAGGTCTCGAACTCGAAGCCCTCACGTGCCCAGTACTCGAAGCCGCCGAGCATCTCCTTGACCTGGTAGCCGAGTTCGGCGAGGGCGAGGGCGGCGCGCGTCGCTCCGTTGCAGCCTGGGCCCCAGCAGTAGGTGAGGACCGGAACCGACTTGTCCAGCAGTTCCTCCGCCTGCTCGGGGATCAGCGCGGTCGGCAGGTGGATCGCCCCGGGGACATGCCCCTGGTCCCAGGACTCGGTGGAACGCGAGTCGAGGACGACGAATCCCGGGTCGCCGCCGGCCGCCAGTGCCGATGCGACATCGGAGACATCGGCATGAAAGGCCAGGGAGGCGCCGAAGTGGGCGGCGGCAGCTGCGGGCGAGGCCGGCGGAACGCGGAGGACAGGGTTCGTGGTGAGCTGCGTCGTAGTCATGACCGAAATCTACGATCGGCGATCGCTTCCTTGAAGTGAGATATCCCGGCACTTGTCTTGATCGGCCGGGGATTCCCCTGCTATCTCTCGGTAATGAGCGGATATTCACCGGACGCCACGGACTGGCGCATCCTCGACGCCCTGCAGAGCCAGGGCAGGGCCACCTTCGCCGAGCTGGCCAGGGCCGTCTCGATGTCCTCGAGCGCCGTGACGGAGCGGATCCGCCGGCTGGAGGAGGCCGGGGTGATCTCCGGGTACACCGCGGTGGTGGAGCAGGAGCGGCTCGGGCTGCAGATCCTCGCCTTCGTACGGCTGCGCTATCCGAACGGCAACTACAAGCCGTTTCACGATCTGCTGGCGACGACGCCCGAGATCCTCGAGGCACACCATGTGACAGGTGACGACTGCTTCGTGCTCAAGGTCGCCACCCGCTCGATGAGCCACCTGGAGGAGGTCTCGGGCAAGATCGGCGCGCTCGGCTCGGTCACCACGAGCGTCGTCTACTCGTCGCCGCTGCCACGCCGCGCGATCAGCCGCTGAGCGGCGTCGCGCGGAGCCGCACCGCCGAGCCGTGCCGGCCCTTGACGACCTCCAGCTGGGCGGGGATCCGCCGGCGCAGATCGGCGACATGGCTGACGATGCCGACACTGCGGTCCCGTTCGCGCAGCGAGTCGAGTACGTCGAGCACCTCGTCGAGCGTCTGCTCGTCCAGGCTGCCGAAGCCCTCGTCGATGAAGAGCGTGTCCAGCTGTACTCCACCGCTCTCGTCGGTCACCACATCGGCGAGGCCGAGCGCGAGAGCGAGCGAGGCGAAGAAGGTCTCGCCGCCGGAGAGGGTCGAGGTGTCCCGCTCGCTGCCGGTCCAGGCGTCCACCACATGCAGTCCGAGCCCGGAACGCTTGCCGCCGGCTCTGGCGTCGGAGTGCACCAGGGTGTAGCGGCCGGACGACATGCGCTGCAGCCGTACGGTGGCGGCGGCCGCGACCTGTTCGAGCCGGGCGGCCAGGACGTACGACTCGAGGCGCATCTTGCGTTCGTTGTCGGCGGAGGTGCCGGCCGTGAGTCCGGCGAGCCGGGCCACCTGTTCGTACTCCGCGCGCAGCGGTCCGATCCGGAGCACCTCGGCGACGCCCTGGCGTGACAGCCGGGCGAGCTCGGCGCACCGGTCGCGGGCGGCGGCGAGCCCGGACGCGGCATCGCGCAGGGCTCTCTCGGCGGTGTCATGGGCAGCCCGGGCCGCCTCCGGGTCGGCGGCCGGGTGCTCGGCCGCGCTGCGGGTGTCGGCTTCGGCCAGCCGGTCGGCGACCGCGGCGGCCTCGGCGTGCCAGGCGTCGATGCGGTGCTGCAGGTGGCGCTGCGCGGCGTCGGAGAGCAGCGCGGCGGCCGCGGCCCCGGGCGTTTCGAACCCGGCCCGGAACGCCGCGTCGGCCAGCCGGTCGTCGGCCTCTTTCAGCCACTGCGCGGTGCTGTCGAGGGACCGTACGGCCTCGGCCGCCTCGGCGAGCATCCGCACCCGCCGCTCCAGCAGCGCGGCGTGCTCGGCGACACTGCCCACCTCGCCCCTGGCCCGGGCCAGTTCGCTTTCCAGCGCGGTCTGTTCACGGTCGAGAGCTTCCCGCTGCGAGGTCCGCGCGGCAGCACGCCGCTCGGCCTGTTGCTGCGCGGCGCGTCGCTCCTCGTACTCCCGCTCGACCCGGTCGAGCGCCTCGCGGGCGGCGTGCATACCGGAGGCGACGGTGTGGGCGTCGGCGTGCTCGCGCTCCAATCGCTGGACGAGGGAGAGCAGTTCGCCGGCATCGGGGTCGTCGCCATCGGCGGGCCGCTGCCCACCGCCGGCCGCCGCATCGAGCTCCGCGTCAGCATGCCCTGGCCCGCCGCCGGCCCTCGCGTCCTGACTCCGCGCCCCGCTCCCTGCCGGTGTGGGACGCGCCGCCTCCCGCGCCCTTGTGAACGCCTCCCGTACCACCGCCAGTTCGCGCTCCGCGTCCGCCTTCGACTCGCCCGCCCGCACGTACTCCTGGTACGCCGCCTCCTCGGCCGCAGGGTCCACGTGGCCGTCCTCGGCACGCGCCGGTGCCGGGTGCTCGGCCGAGCCGCAGACCGCGCACGGCCGGCCGGCCACCAGGCCCGCCGCCAACTCCGCCGCGATGCCCCTCAGTCGGCGTTCCTTGAGGTCGAGCCAGCTCTCGCGCACGCCGTTCGCCCGCTCCCGGGCCGTACGCAGCCGGTCCTCCGCCTGCTCGGTGCGCCCCGCGAGAGCGTCCCGCTCGCGGGCCGCCCGCAGCCTGCCGCGGGCCGGATCCAGCCGGCCCGCCAGCTGTTCGGCGCGGGTCGCCGCCTCCTGGGCGGCCACGATCCGTTCCTGGTGGGTCCGGCGGAGGCTCTCCCAGCCGGACAGCCAGCCCGCAGCGTCCTGGAGGATCTCGTCGTCGGCCCTCGCCTGGCGGTCGAGGTCCGTACGCTCGCGGCTGATCTCCGCGCTGCGGCGCTCCGCCCGACGGGCCGCTTCGAGACCGCCCAGGTCCTCGCGCAGCTTGTGCTCACGCGCCGCGAGCTGTTCCGCCCCGGCGTCGGCGAGATCGGGAGGAAGGACGGCTCGCGCCCGGTCCCGCTCCGCGCTCGCGCCGCCGTGCTCCCGTTCGGCGTCCTCGCGCAGCCGGAGCGCGGGCTCCACCCGCTCCGCCTTGCGCGCCCGCTCCAGCCTGGTCTGCGCCGCTTCCCGTTCAGGACGCCGCAACTCCAGCAACTCCGCTCGTTGCCGCGCATCCTCGAACCGCTGCTGCAGCCGGGTCAGTTCACGTTCGGCGTCGAGGTCACGGCGGGCGGCGGCCTGCCGGCTCTCGGCCGCTGCCAGCGCGCATCCGGCGATGTCCAGCTCTTCCCGCGCGCCCGCGCGGGCGACGGCCGCCCATTCCAGTACGGCCGTGGCGAGCCCGGGATCGCCGGGCTGCTGCCGCGGCAGTGGCCACTCCCCCGCCGCCGTGCCCGCGGCCTGTTCCATCCGGTGGGCGGTCGCGAGCAGCCGCTCGTCACCGGCTCGTACCTGCTGCTCCGCGCCCCGCCGCCGTTCGGCGAGGCGATCCTCGACAGCCGCGAAGCGGCGGGTGTCGAAGAGCCGGCCCAGCAGCTTGCCGCGCGCTTCCGCGTCGGCGCGCAGGAAGCGGGAGAACTCCCCTTGCGGCAGCAGCACCACCTGGCAGAACTGGTCGCGGCTCATCCCGACGAGCTGGGTGATCTCCTCGCCGATCTCCTGGTGCGAGCGGCTCAGGGCCTGCCACGCGCCGCTGCCGGAGTCGTACTCGCGCAGCCAGCTCTGGGCCCGTTCGGTCGTGAAACCGGTGCCTCGGCTCTTCGGGCGCGGCTGCGCGGGCCGGCGTGTGATCTCCATCCGCCGTCCTGCGACGGTCAGTTCGAGGCACACCTCGGTCGCGATGTCCGCGGGGGCGTGGTCGCTGCGCAGCGAGGCCCCGGGGCTCTGGCGCGCGCCCGGCACCGCTCCGTACAGCGCGAAGCAGACCGCGTCGAGGACGGAGGTCTTGCCCGCGCCGGTCGGGCCGTGGAGGAGGAAGATCCCCGCACTGGACAGCGCGTCGAAGTCGATGTGCTGGCTGGAGCCGAAGGGACCGAACGCGGTGACGGTCAGCTTGTGGAGTCTCACCGGCTCACCTCGCGCGCGCTCTCGGCCACCCGCACATCGTCGAAGGCGCCGTGCAGCACGGTGCGTTCGCGGTCGTCGGGCCCACTGCCGCCGCGCACATGGGCCACGAAGTCCTCCGCGATCTGCTGGTCGCTGCGCCCCTTCAGCCGCTGCGCGTACGAGGCGGCCGTGTCCTCGTCGGAGCGGTCGGGCTCGAAGACGAGACCGAGGGTGTACGGGAAGCGCTCGGCGAGGCGCGCCATCGGCTCGGCCGGGCGGACCGGGTCGGTGAGCGTCGCCTCGACGAACGACTGCTCGTGCCGCTCCAGCTCCGGGTCGTCGAGCAGGTCGTCGAGCGTGCCGCGCAGCCGGGCGAGGGGACGCGGCACGGGGCAGCCGACGCGCTCGGCGGTGACCTCGCCCTTCGCGCCGAGGTCGACGAGCCACATCGTCTTGCGGTGCAGGCTCTCGGAGAAGGAGTAGGCGAGGGGCGATCCGGAGTAGCGCACCCGGTCCGTGATGGTCTGGCAGCCGTGCAGATGTCCGAGCGCGACATAGTCGACGCCGTGGAACACCCCGGCGGGCACGGCACAGACGCCCCCTACGGTGATGTCCCGTTCACTGTCGCTCTCCTCGCCGCCCGCGACGAAGGCGTGGGCGAGGACGACGGACCGGGTGCCCTCGGCGCGCGTGGCGAGATCGGCCCGCACGCGCTGCATCGCCGCACCGATGACGGCCTCGTGCCGCGCCTTGTCCGTCTTGAACTCGTCCCTCACCAGGGCGGGTTCGAGATACGGCAGCCCGTAGCAGGCCACCTCGCCGTGGGCGTCGCTCAGCAGCACCGGGGTGGCGCACCCCGCGGGATCGGTGCGCAGATGGATTCCGGCGCGCTCGATCAGCCCCGCGCCGACGCCGAGCCGGCGCGCCGAGTCATGGTTCCCGGAGATCATCACGGTCGGCACCCCCGTGTCGGCGAGCCGGTGCAGCGCCTCGTCGAAGAGCTCCACGGCCGCGAGGGGCGGCACGGCCCTGTCGTAGACGTCTCCCGCGACCAGCACCGCGTCCACGTCGCGATCGCGCACCGTCGCCACCAGGTGGTCGAGGAACGCGGCCTGGGCGTCGAGCAGGCTCACCCGGTGGAACGACCGCCCCAGGTGCCAGTCCGACGTGTGCAGGAATCTCATGATCCCCGAGAGTATCGGTGGGGTCGGACATCACAGGCGGCTTCAGGCATCTCGGTACGCATCACCGCTCAGGCGTCCCCGTACGCTTCACCGCCGAGCTCGAGTCCCGCCGCCCCCGCCGTGGCATCGGCAAGCCAGGCGGAAAAGGCGTCGATGTCGGCGTCCGGCAGCCCGATCTCGATGGTCACGGCCTCCGCGTACCGCACCTCGCGCACATCGCGCCCGGTCGCCCGCAGATCGTTCTCCAGCTTGCCCGCCCGCTGATGGTCGACGATGACGGTGGCCAGCCGGAAACGCTGCCGGGTGAGCGTGCCGAGTGCGTCCAGGGCTTCGCCGACCACTCCCCCGTACGCCCTGATCAGCCCGCCCGCGCCGAGCTTCACCCCGCCGTAGTACCGGGTGACGACGGCCGCGGCATACCGGACCTCGCGCCGCATCAGCATCTGCAGCATGGGCACGCCCGCGGTACCGCCCGGCTCGCCGTCGTCGCTCGCCTTCTGTACGGCCGCGTCGGCGCCGATCACATACGCGAAGCAGTTGTGGGTGGCGGTCGGGTGCTCCTTGCGGATGCGTGCGACGAAGGCCTGCGCCTCCTGCTCGGTCGCGGCGGGTGCGAGCGCGCAGATGAAGCGCGATCTGTTGATCTCGGTCTCGTGGACACCCTCGCGGGCGACCGTCCGGTACTGCTCCTGCATATCGGCCACCCTATGCGCCGCCCGGAGGGGAATGCTCCGCGCGGGCCGCCCGTTGTTCCGGACATGTACGCAGACGCAGAGACGATCCGCAGGATCCTGACCTCGACGGGCGACACCTGGGCGGTCGTGGGCCTGTCCAACAACGAGGCGCGGGCGGCGCACGGCGTCGCCGATGTGCTCCAGCGCTACGGGAAGCGGATCGTGCCGGTGCACCCCAAGGCCGAGACGGTCCATGGCGAGCAGGGGTACGCCGCGCTCGCCGAGATCCCCTTCCCGGTCGACGTCGTCGATGTCTTCGTCAATTCCGATCTGGCGGGGCCGGTCGCGGACGAGGCGGCGGCCATAGGCGCGAAGGCGGTCTGGTTCCAGCTGGGTGTGATCGACGAGGATGCTTACGACCGCACCAGGGCAGCCGGTCTCGACATGGTCATGGACCGCTGCCCCGCCATCGAGATTCCACGGCACGGCTGACGGGCCGACCCGTCGGGGGGAGCCGCATTGAGCGCGAACCACAGCGACCGGCAGCTGGCCGGACAACTGGCCGGGCTGGGTGTCGAGCCGGACGGCGTCCTGATGGTTCATGCGTCGCTGCGTACGGTGGGCGCGGTGGAGGGCGGCCCCGGGGCTATGGTCCGCGCGCTGCGCCAGGCGCTCGGGCCACAGGGCACGCTGGTGGTGCCTTCCTTCACCACGGAGAACTCCGACACTTCGCCCAGCTTCCACGACCGGGTGCGCGGCCTCGGTGAGGAGGAGCGGGCGGCCGTACGAGCGAGCATGCCGCCCTTCGACAGGGCGAGTACGCCCGCGCCCTTGATGGGAACGCTGGCGGAGACCGTCCGGCTGAGTCCGGGGGCGCTGCGCAGCGGCCATCCGCAGACGTCGTTCGCGGCGCTCGGACCGCACGCCGAGCGGATCGTCGCGGACCACAGCCCGGACTGCCACCTCGGCGAGGAGTCCCCGCTGGCCCGGCTGTACGAGCTGCGGGCCCAGGTGCTGCTCCTGGGTACGGGCTTCGACCGCTGCACCGCCTTTCACCTCGGCGAGTACCGGGTGCCGAGCCCGCCCCAACGCCTCTACCGCTGTGTGGTGTCCGGGAACGGCGGACGCGAGTGGTGGGAGTACGCGGACGTGGATCTGGACGACAGTGATTTCGCCGCCCTGGGGTCCGACTTCGAGCGCGGGGCGAGCGGCGGAGCCGTACGGAAGGGGCGGGTGGGGTCGGCGGAGAGCCGGCTGCTTCGGATCGCGGACGCCGTCGACTTCGCGCAGCGATGGCTGCCGGAGCACCGGAAGCCCCGGCAGGGGGTGGTGCCGGGGCACGGCTGACCACGGCCGAGCCGGGCGCCCGCGCGAGCGCATTCGGGTTGTGGCGGTATGTACCAAGCACCGGCATGCGCCCATACTTGCCGCGTGTCGGTGGTCATACGGGAGTCGTCGTACGGGGAGGCACCAGTTGGGGCAGCTGATTCGCACCAGTGACGGTCGGGATCTGGCTGTCGAACACCACGGCAATCCGCGCGGCAGGCCGGTCTTCCTGCTGCACGGCACCCCGGGCAGCCGGCTGGGACAGGCTCCCCGCAGCATTGTGCTGTACCAGCTGGGGGTCAATCTGATCACGTTCGATCGTCCCGGCTACGGTAAATCGGACCGATTACCGGGTCGCCGGGTGGCCAGTGCCGCGGCCGACGTCGAAGCGATCGCCGACGCACTGGACATCGGCGAGTTCGCCGTCGTAGGGCGGTCCGGTGGCGCCCCGCACGCGCTCGCCTGCGCCGCGCTGCTGCCGGAGCGCGCCGTACGGACGGCGGCGCTCGTCGGGCTCGCCCCGCGCAATGCCCAGGGCCTCGACTGGTTCGCCGGCATGACCGAGGCCAATGTCCGCGAGTACAACAACGCGGCCGCCGGGGGCCAACAGCTCACCGCCGCGCTGGAGTTCCGTTCGGTGGCGATCCGGTCGGATCCGAGGGGCTCGGTCGACGACCTGCGCCGCGGACTGTCCGCATCGGACCGCGGGATCGTCGCGGACGTCGGCATCCAGGCCATGCTGGTGCGCAACTTCACCGAGGCGCTGCGCAGTTCGGCCGACGGCTGGGTCGACGACGTCATGGCGTTCAGCACGGACTGGGGATTCCGCCCCGAGGACATCGCCGCGAACGTGCTGCTCTGGCACGGCGAGGACGACGTCTTCGCACCCGTACAGCACACCCGTTGGCTGGCCGAGCGCATTCCGGGTGCGCACCTCGAGGTGGAGAGCGGGGCGGCGCACTTCGGGGCCCTGCGAGTGCTCACCCGGATACTGAGCTGGGCCATCTCCTGAACCGCCCCACGTTGCCACGTGTTCAGACCGGCTGTGGTTCGAGGTCCCGGTTGACGCGCCGCCAGGCACGCGCCGCCTCGGTGATCGGATGCTCGACGCCGAGCTGTTTGGCAGCCGACTCCAGGATCTCGGCGCGCAGTTGGCGGCCCTCCTCCTCCCGGCCGGCCGAGCGCAGCGTGATCGCGAGATTGGTCCGGCAGGCCAGTACATCGGGGTGAGTCGGCTCGTACCGCTGCAACAGGCCTTCCAGCGCGCTGCGTTCCCAGAATTCCGCCAGGTCCTGCCGCCCCAGGTCCCCATAGGAGTTGGCGAGGTTGATCGCGGTGCAGAGCGTGAAGGGATGACGCGGGCCCAGTGCCTCCTCCAGCGCCGTACGGACACGCTCGCCCGCCTCCGCTGCCTCCGCCGCGTCCCCGAGGCCACGCTGATAGATCGTCACGTTGTTGCGGCAGGCCAGGGTGAAGGGGTGGTCCTCGCCCAGGGTCTCCCGGTACCCGTCCATGATCTGGTGGGCGAGATCCAGGGCCGCCTGCTTGTCGCCGACCGCCGAGTAGTCGGCGGCCAGATTGAGACCGCAGGCCAGGGCATCGGGCACCTTTGTTCCGTACCGCTCCCGGTAGCGGTTGTACGTTTCCTCGGTGATGCGCTTCGCCTCGTGCGGGTAGCCGGCCTTGCGGAGGGAGACCGCAAGGCTCTTGGCGGTGCGCAGCACTTCGGGCACATCCGCGTTCAGCACCCGCTCGAAAGCGGCCACCACTTCCCGCAGGACCTGCACCGAGGACCGGTACTCGCCGGTTTCGCGCAGGTCACGGGCGAGATGCCCCTTGGTCGTCAGGGTGAACGGATGGTCCTCCCCCAGCAGCGCGCTGCGGCGCTCCACGGTTTCCTCGTCGAGCCTGCGCGCTCGCTCGCTGTCGCCGGTCAGCCGGTAGTCGATCGCGAGGTTGTTGGCCGCGATCAGCGTCCGCGGATGGTGCTCCCCGAAGATCTGGCGTAATCCGTGATAGATCCGCAGATCCCGTTCGAGTGCCTCGTCGAACC
The Streptomyces lunaelactis genome window above contains:
- a CDS encoding Lrp/AsnC family transcriptional regulator produces the protein MSGYSPDATDWRILDALQSQGRATFAELARAVSMSSSAVTERIRRLEEAGVISGYTAVVEQERLGLQILAFVRLRYPNGNYKPFHDLLATTPEILEAHHVTGDDCFVLKVATRSMSHLEEVSGKIGALGSVTTSVVYSSPLPRRAISR
- a CDS encoding exonuclease SbcCD subunit D, with translation MRFLHTSDWHLGRSFHRVSLLDAQAAFLDHLVATVRDRDVDAVLVAGDVYDRAVPPLAAVELFDEALHRLADTGVPTVMISGNHDSARRLGVGAGLIERAGIHLRTDPAGCATPVLLSDAHGEVACYGLPYLEPALVRDEFKTDKARHEAVIGAAMQRVRADLATRAEGTRSVVLAHAFVAGGEESDSERDITVGGVCAVPAGVFHGVDYVALGHLHGCQTITDRVRYSGSPLAYSFSESLHRKTMWLVDLGAKGEVTAERVGCPVPRPLARLRGTLDDLLDDPELERHEQSFVEATLTDPVRPAEPMARLAERFPYTLGLVFEPDRSDEDTAASYAQRLKGRSDQQIAEDFVAHVRGGSGPDDRERTVLHGAFDDVRVAESAREVSR
- a CDS encoding aminoglycoside N(3)-acetyltransferase — protein: MSANHSDRQLAGQLAGLGVEPDGVLMVHASLRTVGAVEGGPGAMVRALRQALGPQGTLVVPSFTTENSDTSPSFHDRVRGLGEEERAAVRASMPPFDRASTPAPLMGTLAETVRLSPGALRSGHPQTSFAALGPHAERIVADHSPDCHLGEESPLARLYELRAQVLLLGTGFDRCTAFHLGEYRVPSPPQRLYRCVVSGNGGREWWEYADVDLDDSDFAALGSDFERGASGGAVRKGRVGSAESRLLRIADAVDFAQRWLPEHRKPRQGVVPGHG
- a CDS encoding DUF885 domain-containing protein; this encodes MSVTSSSELPRQVADAYVDALIELDPTIGTYLGLKESSGLLPDYSPAGQEAVAALARETLARLDDAEKLPGAGSDTERRCGRLLRERLTAELAVHEADEGLRTVSNMRSPVHNVREVFTVTPTQTDEDWSAVAQRLRAVRPALEGYRASLALGLERKLLGGPRATRTNVEQMTEWLGTDRSWFDEFAADGPLTLRTELDEAARIATESLAELRDWMRDVYAPAVAHAPDTVGRERYARWSRYFNGTDLDLDEAYAYGWSEYHRLLAEMRTEAGKILPGAEPWEALAHLDVHGEHIEGVEEVRVWLQKIMDEAIEALDGTHFELAERVRKVESRIAPPGGAAAPYYTGPSEDFTRPGCTWLPTMGATRFPVYDLVSTWYHEGVPGHHLQIAQWVHVADRLSRYQATIGGVSANAEGWALYAERLMDELGFLPDPERRLGYLDAQMMRACRVIVDIGMHLELEIPADSPFHPGERWTPELAQEFFGNHSGRPADFVESELIRYLSMPAQAIGYKLGERAWLLGRENARKAHGEAFDAKAWHMAALSQGSLGLDDLVDELSRL
- a CDS encoding AAA family ATPase; translated protein: MRLHKLTVTAFGPFGSSQHIDFDALSSAGIFLLHGPTGAGKTSVLDAVCFALYGAVPGARQSPGASLRSDHAPADIATEVCLELTVAGRRMEITRRPAQPRPKSRGTGFTTERAQSWLREYDSGSGAWQALSRSHQEIGEEITQLVGMSRDQFCQVVLLPQGEFSRFLRADAEARGKLLGRLFDTRRFAAVEDRLAERRRGAEQQVRAGDERLLATAHRMEQAAGTAAGEWPLPRQQPGDPGLATAVLEWAAVARAGAREELDIAGCALAAAESRQAAARRDLDAERELTRLQQRFEDARQRAELLELRRPEREAAQTRLERARKAERVEPALRLREDAEREHGGASAERDRARAVLPPDLADAGAEQLAAREHKLREDLGGLEAARRAERRSAEISRERTDLDRQARADDEILQDAAGWLSGWESLRRTHQERIVAAQEAATRAEQLAGRLDPARGRLRAARERDALAGRTEQAEDRLRTARERANGVRESWLDLKERRLRGIAAELAAGLVAGRPCAVCGSAEHPAPARAEDGHVDPAAEEAAYQEYVRAGESKADAERELAVVREAFTRAREAARPTPAGSGARSQDARAGGGPGHADAELDAAAGGGQRPADGDDPDAGELLSLVQRLEREHADAHTVASGMHAAREALDRVEREYEERRAAQQQAERRAAARTSQREALDREQTALESELARARGEVGSVAEHAALLERRVRMLAEAAEAVRSLDSTAQWLKEADDRLADAAFRAGFETPGAAAAALLSDAAQRHLQHRIDAWHAEAAAVADRLAEADTRSAAEHPAADPEAARAAHDTAERALRDAASGLAAARDRCAELARLSRQGVAEVLRIGPLRAEYEQVARLAGLTAGTSADNERKMRLESYVLAARLEQVAAAATVRLQRMSSGRYTLVHSDARAGGKRSGLGLHVVDAWTGSERDTSTLSGGETFFASLALALGLADVVTDESGGVQLDTLFIDEGFGSLDEQTLDEVLDVLDSLRERDRSVGIVSHVADLRRRIPAQLEVVKGRHGSAVRLRATPLSG
- a CDS encoding YigZ family protein, producing MQEQYRTVAREGVHETEINRSRFICALAPAATEQEAQAFVARIRKEHPTATHNCFAYVIGADAAVQKASDDGEPGGTAGVPMLQMLMRREVRYAAAVVTRYYGGVKLGAGGLIRAYGGVVGEALDALGTLTRQRFRLATVIVDHQRAGKLENDLRATGRDVREVRYAEAVTIEIGLPDADIDAFSAWLADATAGAAGLELGGEAYGDA
- a CDS encoding alpha/beta fold hydrolase, which encodes MGQLIRTSDGRDLAVEHHGNPRGRPVFLLHGTPGSRLGQAPRSIVLYQLGVNLITFDRPGYGKSDRLPGRRVASAAADVEAIADALDIGEFAVVGRSGGAPHALACAALLPERAVRTAALVGLAPRNAQGLDWFAGMTEANVREYNNAAAGGQQLTAALEFRSVAIRSDPRGSVDDLRRGLSASDRGIVADVGIQAMLVRNFTEALRSSADGWVDDVMAFSTDWGFRPEDIAANVLLWHGEDDVFAPVQHTRWLAERIPGAHLEVESGAAHFGALRVLTRILSWAIS
- a CDS encoding rhodanese-like domain-containing protein → MTTTQLTTNPVLRVPPASPAAAAAHFGASLAFHADVSDVASALAAGGDPGFVVLDSRSTESWDQGHVPGAIHLPTALIPEQAEELLDKSVPVLTYCWGPGCNGATRAALALAELGYQVKEMLGGFEYWAREGFEFETWEGSATRAADPLTAPLDAEDCGC
- a CDS encoding CoA-binding protein yields the protein MYADAETIRRILTSTGDTWAVVGLSNNEARAAHGVADVLQRYGKRIVPVHPKAETVHGEQGYAALAEIPFPVDVVDVFVNSDLAGPVADEAAAIGAKAVWFQLGVIDEDAYDRTRAAGLDMVMDRCPAIEIPRHG